A genomic region of Homalodisca vitripennis isolate AUS2020 chromosome 5, UT_GWSS_2.1, whole genome shotgun sequence contains the following coding sequences:
- the LOC124362614 gene encoding uncharacterized protein LOC124362614: MGDNKQNNKQTEFSDTNMAGTRTERKDEGDGVVSEGERRRMEAEKEFLERQYKERKLSRTVRGDADSAASSQMESESETDTRWSPNDGGNKAKSRKVEETEYEDPEGSDDDDELHLGLDPLENLGKTLRKMRNWFKLPQIVKMVKKSYASKFEEYMDEVQEQIVLAREERAVLGARVEEEGGRMVQILRTAVREELRVGQEGNEARNQATFAQALGRKEVPKITGVKGPVLPVPKLVVVKQENKESEEIKRKLKELVKPSEIGLKVRRLRMIRNGVIIESESEEGVENLLKSDALKSAGMTVEKPTKKNPMVMVYDINPALSNEAVKAEIYKRNMHRSEIEEEDFNTEFTVKHKYQEKTERRNEVKRNHMVAEYSVRVRNWLRRKGRVYIEWESCRIKDYVDLARCYKCQRFVHVAKFCTNDKPSCSHCAKEHVFKDCKNTKKEEARCANCSREDRLDARHPASWRGCPAYEKAVKRYNEQIDYGI; encoded by the coding sequence ATGGGagacaacaaacaaaacaacaaacaaactgaATTTTCGGACACGAATATGGCTGGTACAAGGACTGAGAGAAAAGATGAGGGTGATGGAGTGGTTTCGGAGGGGGAGAGGAGGAGGATGGAGGCGGAAAAGGAGTTCTTAGAAAGACAATACAAGGAGAGAAAACTAAGCAGAACTGTCAGGGGAGACGCGGACTCGGCAGCCAGTAGTCAGATGGAATCAGAGTCAGAAACAGACACCAGGTGGAGCCCAAATGATGGGGGGAATAAAGCGAAAAGTAGGAAAGTTGAGGAAACAGAATATGAAGACCCTGAAGGAAGTGATGATGACGATGAACTGCATCTTGGGCTGGACCCCCTGGAAAACCTTGGAAAGACATTAAGGAAGATGCGAAATTGGTTTAAGCTGCCACAGATTGTAAAGATGGTAAAGAAAAGCTATGCCAGCAAGTTTGAGGAGTACATGGATGAAGTCCAGGAGCAGATAGTATTGGCGAGGGAAGAAAGAGCAGTCTTAGGGGCTAGGGTGGAGGAAGAAGGTGGTAGGATGGTGCAGATCCTAAGGACAGCAGTCAGGGAAGAATTGAGAGTGGGGCAAGAAGGGAACGAAGCAAGGAATCAGGCTACCTTTGCTCAGGCCCTTGGAAGAAAGGAAGTGCCTAAGATCACGGGGGTGAAGGGCCCAGTGCTGCCAGTACCAAAGTTGGTCGTAGTAAAGCAGGAAAATAAGGAAAGCGAGGAGATAAAAAGGAAGTTGAAGGAGCTTGTGAAGCCTTCAGAAATAGGGCTTAAGGTTAGAAGACTGAGAATGATCCGAAACGGAGTCATAATAGAGTCAGAATCTGAGGAAGGGGTGGAAAACCTCCTGAAAAGTGATGCGCTGAAAAGTGCGGGTATGACAGTAGAAAAGCCGACAAAGAAGAATCCCATGGTAATGGTCTACGATATTAATCCGGCATTAAGTAATGAGGCAGTTAAGGCAGAGATCTATAAACGGAATATGCATAGAAGTGAGATTGAGGAAGAGGACTTCAACACAGAATTCACGGTGAAGCACAAATACCAGGAAAAAACCGAAAGGAGAAACGAAGTTAAGAGGAACCATATGGTAGCCGAATATTCAGTGAGGGTGAGGAACTGGCTGAGGAGGAAGGGTAGGGTATACATTGAGTGGGAAAGCTGCAGGATTAAAGATTATGTGGATTTAGCACGGTGCTACAAGTGTCAAAGGTTTGTACATGTGGCAAAGTTTTGCACAAATGACAAGCCAAGTTGTTCGCACTGCGCGAAGGAGCATGTCTTCAAAGACTGTAAGAATACAAAAAAGGAGGAGGCCAGGTGTGCAAATTGTAGCAGAGAAGACAGGCTAGACGCGAGACACCCTGCAAGCTGGAGAGGATGCCCAGCGTATGAGAAAGCAGTAAAGAGGTACAATGAACAGATCGACTATGGAATATAA